In Choristoneura fumiferana chromosome 21, NRCan_CFum_1, whole genome shotgun sequence, a single genomic region encodes these proteins:
- the LOC141439525 gene encoding probable alpha-ketoglutarate-dependent hypophosphite dioxygenase — translation MVKLTKEQIQFFKDNGYIKVSGLFTEQEMDVVSKEYDRLFFLKNNPGMEAAWLGSAMSKATDNQEYSVHSIHNLQYHSAVFSHLLHHPNLLDTLEGVMGTEDILLHHTKAHFKPPKVGAPYLMHQDYHYFPFKKDSMVAAFIHIDKADPENGGLCIYPGSHKLGPLEDFGSIEKGDAYHYMNPADYPVEKATPVYAERGDVVIFSYLTLHGSYRNLSDRPRRMFLIQLMAADDEPLADVHKSLGQGWVLRGKNDKKKATMAERFLH, via the exons ATGGTGAAGCTAACTAAGGAGCAAATCCAGTTCTTCAAGGACAATGGCTACATCAAGGTGTCGGGATTGTTCACTGAGCAGGAGATGGACGTCGTCTCCAAGGAGTACGACCGGCTGTTCTTCCTGAAGAACAACCCTGGCATGGAGGCCGCGTGGCTGGGATCCGCCATGAGCAAGGCTACTGACAACCAAGAGTATTCC GTGCACTCCATCCACAACCTCCAGTACCACAGCGCGGTCTTCTCGCATCTGCTCCACCACCCGAACCTCCTGGACACGCTGGAAGGTGTCATGGGCACTGAAGACATCCTGCTGCATCACACAAAAGCGCACTTCAAGCCGCCTAAAGTGGGAGCGCCCTACCTTATGCACCAG GACTACCACTACTTCCCGTTCAAGAAAGACTCCATGGTGGCGGCATTCATCCACATTGACAAAGCCGACCCCGAGAACGGTGGTCTCTGCATCTACCCCGGCTCGCACAAGCTCGGCCCGCTGGAAGACTTCGGCTCCATCGAGAAGGGAGACGCGTATCATTACATGAACCCG GCCGATTATCCCGTCGAGAAGGCGACCCCCGTGTACGCCGAGCGAGGTGACGTGGTCATCTTCTCCTACTTAACCCTCCACGGCAGCTACCGCAACCTCTCCGACCGCCCCCGCCGCATGTTCCTCATCCAACTCATGGCCGCCGACGACGAGCCCCTCGCTGACGTCCACAAGAGCTTGGGCCAGGGTTGGGTGCTCCGTGGGAAGAATGACAAAAAGAAAGCGACCATGGCTGAGCGATTCCTGCACTGA
- the fbp gene encoding fructose-1,6-bisphosphatase translates to MSQQGPAFDVNAMTLTRWVLTQQKAAPSATGDLTQLLNSIQTAVKAIQSAVRKAGIAKLHGISGDTNVQGEQVKKLDVLSNELFVNMLKSSFTTCLLVSEENGEVIEVETERQGKYIVCFDPLDGSSNIDCLVSVGSIFAIYKKQSSGAPSVADALRPGHDLVAAGYALYGSATMVVLALGKGKGVNGFMYDPSIGEFILTDPNMRVPEKGNIYSLNEGYAAEWEAGLANYVQEKKHPKTGKAYGARYVGSMVADVHRTIKYGGIFIYPATKSAPNGKLRLLYECNPMAFVVTEAGGIASNGKIPILDIQPTSIHQRAPCYLGSKKDVEELLQHLK, encoded by the exons atgtcgCAGCAAGGGCCAGCTTTTGACGTGAACGCGATGACTCTGACGCGGTGGGTGCTGACGCAGCAGAAGGCGGCTCCGTCAGCCACTGGGGACCTGACGCAGCTCCTCAACTCCATACAGACGGCCGTCAAGGCCATCCAATCCGCTGTGAGGAAAGCCGGCATCGCGAAACt GCACGGCATCTCCGGTGACACTAACGTGCAGGGAGAACAGGTGAAGAAGTTGGATGTGCTGTCCAATGAACTGTTTGTGAACATGCTCAAATCCTCATTCACCACTTGCCTGCTTGTGTCGGAGGAAAACGGGGAAGTGATTGAG GTGGAGACTGAGCGTCAAGGAAAATACATCGTATGCTTCGACCCGCTCGACGGCTCCTCCAACATTGACTGCCTCGTCTCTGTTGGCTCCATCTTCGCCATTTACAA GAAGCAGTCTTCTGGAGCCCCATCCGTCGCCGACGCGCTCCGACCAGGCCATGATCTGGTAGCAGCAGGATATGCCCTCTACGGCTCTGCTACTATGGTTGTGTTGGCCTTGGGCAAGGGGAAGGGGGTCAACGGATTCATGTACGATCCTAGCATCGGGGAGTTCATCCTCACAGACCCTAACATGAGAGTGCCAGAGAAGGGGAACATTTATTCTCTGAATGAGG GTTACGCAGCGGAATGGGAAGCAGGCCTGGCGAACTATGTGCAAGAAAAGAAGCATCCGAAGACCGGCAAAGCTTACGGAGCGCGGTACGTCGGCTCCATGGTGGCTGACGTGCACAGGACCATCAAGTACGGTGGCATCTTCATATATCCTGCCACCAAGTCTGCTCCCAATGGAAAA CTCCGTCTCCTCTACGAATGCAACCCGATGGCTTTCGTAGTTACCGAAGCAGGTGGCATCGCTAGCAATGGTAAGATACCAATCTTGGACATCCAACCTACCTCTATTCACCAAAGAGCACCGTGCTACCTGGGCTCGAAGAAGGATGTGGAAGAACTCCTGCAACACTTGAAATGA
- the LOC141439557 gene encoding phytanoyl-CoA dioxygenase, peroxisomal-like: MVKLTLEQVQFYKENGYIKLSNIFTEKEMDEYSAEYTRLFKLKNNPELETSWITNHVKKLANNEEFSVQSIHNLQFHSAAFTRMLLNENLLDALESVMGTSDILLHHNKAHMKPPGIGAPYVMHQDYHYFPFKKHSMVAAFIHMNKIDPENGGLCIYPGSHKNGPLEDIGVLQEKDHYGGSIHYMDPEKYPIDKATPVYAERGDVVIFSYLTLHGSYRNLSDRPRCMFLIQARAADDEPISEIHQSEGQDMVLRGKNDYKKASMNERFAH, encoded by the exons ATGGTGAAGCTAACTCTGGAGCAAGTGCAGTTCTATAAAGAAAATGGCTACATTAAGCTCAGCAACATCTTTACGGAAAAGGAAATGGACGAATACTCTGCTGAATACACTAGACTATTTAAACTGAAGAACAACCCTGAACTGGAAACGTCCTGGATAACGAATCACGTCAAAAAGCTAGCAAACAATGAAGAATTTTCt GTCCAGTCAATCCACAACCTCCAGTTCCACAGCGCGGCCTTCACCCGCATGCTGCTGAACGAGAATTTGTTGGACGCGCTGGAGAGCGTCATGGGAACGTCAGACATCCTGCTGCATCACAATAAAGCCCACATGAAGCCACCCGGCATCGGCGCGCCGTACGTCATGCACCAG GACTACCACTACTTCCCGTTCAAGAAGCACTCTATGGTGGCGGCGTTCATCCACATGAACAAGATCGACCCGGAGAATGGCGGTCTCTGCATCTACCCCGGCTCGCATAAAAACGGCCCGCTCGAGGACATCGGAGTGCTTCAAGAGAAGGATCACTACGGAGGCTCAATCCACTACATGGACCCC GAAAAATATCCCATCGACAAAGCAACCCCAGTGTACGCGGAGCGCGGCGACGTGGTCATCTTCTCGTACCTGACTCTGCACGGCAGCTACCGCAACCTGTCCGACCGCCCGCGGTGCATGTTCCTCATCCAAGCCAGGGCTGCCGACGACGAGCCGATCTCTGAGATCCATCAGAGCGAGGGCCAGGATATGGTGCTCCGAGGAAAGAATGATTATAAAAAAGCTTCCATGAACGAGCGCTTCGCGCACTGA